A genomic window from Desulfovibrio intestinalis includes:
- a CDS encoding transposase: protein MEKKQPRWQDFYDIIISLYARGISVCKVQQHLNDLYHTEVYLTLISAVTGEVDNRPLKNVFS, encoded by the coding sequence GTGGAGAAAAAACAGCCGCGCTGGCAGGATTTCTACGATATCATCATTTCGCTTTACGCCCGTGGCATCAGTGTGTGTAAAGTTCAACAGCACCTGAATGATCTGTACCATACCGAGGTTTATCTGACGCTGATTAGTGCTGTAACAGGCGAAGTAGATAATCGGCCCTTAAAAAATGTTTTCAGTTAA
- a CDS encoding acyltransferase, translating into MSGKTYFAHETACIDDAVTIGTNTKIWHFSHIMSGSAIGADCNVGQNVVIGPDVAIGNGCKIQNNVSVYKGVTLEDDVFCGPSMVFTNVFNPRANIRRMDEARPTRIKKGASLGANSTIVCGTTIGCYAFVGAGAVVTRDVPDHALVFGNPARLKGWVCRCGEKLNTDLACPACGEKYIRIDAGLKLAD; encoded by the coding sequence ATGAGCGGAAAAACATACTTTGCCCATGAGACAGCCTGCATTGACGACGCTGTAACCATTGGCACTAACACAAAAATATGGCATTTCTCGCATATCATGTCAGGCTCGGCCATCGGGGCTGACTGCAACGTGGGGCAGAATGTCGTTATCGGCCCTGATGTTGCAATCGGCAACGGCTGTAAAATCCAGAATAATGTCAGCGTCTACAAGGGCGTTACCCTGGAAGATGATGTTTTTTGCGGCCCAAGCATGGTTTTTACAAATGTGTTTAATCCCCGTGCCAATATCCGTCGGATGGACGAGGCCAGGCCTACACGCATCAAAAAAGGTGCGAGCCTGGGGGCCAATTCTACCATCGTTTGCGGCACCACCATTGGTTGCTATGCCTTTGTGGGGGCGGGGGCCGTGGTAACGCGTGATGTTCCCGACCATGCTCTGGTATTCGGCAATCCGGCCAGGCTCAAAGGCTGGGTTTGCCGCTGCGGCGAAAAACTGAACACCGATCTCGCCTGTCCGGCCTGTGGCGAAAAATATATTCGCATTGACGCTGGCTTGAAGTTGGCCGACTAG